ACACCCGCCGGAAGATCGATGATCTCCTCGGTCTTGCCGACACGCTCGCGGACCCAGGCGAAATAGAGAATCTTCAACGCTCGTCCTCGTCGATGAGGTGGCCGACCCCGGCTCGGAAATAGTCGAACCCGGTATAGAGCGTCAAAATGGCGGCGATCCACAGCAGGACAAGACCCGTCAGGGTCACGCCCGGCATCACAAGATCGCCAGCAGGGCCTGCAATGAGGAAGCCGACGGCAATCAACTGCACCGTCGTCTTCCACTTGGCGAGGCGCGTCACGGGCACCGACACGCGCAACTCGGCCAGGAACTCGCGGAGCCCGGAGACGAGAATCTCGCGAGACAGGATGATCATCGCCGCCCAGAGCGACCATCCGAGGATCGTTCCATCGGCGGCCAGCATCAACAAGACGACGCCGACCAGCAGCTTGTCGGCGATCGGATCGAGCATGCGGCCGATAGCGGATTGCTGCGACAGGGCACGGGCGAGGTAGCCATCAAAGTAGTCGGTGATGGCAGCGACCACGAAAATCGAGAACCCGACCCAGCGGAGCCAGACGCCGCTGTCGTAGAGGACCTGCACGAACAGGCATCCCGCGACCAGAGGCACGGCGACAACCCGGCCGTAGGTCAGGAGATTGGGGATGCTGAAGGCACCGCCCCGGCGGGCGCGGGGGATCTGATCGGCCGAGCTCATGATCTTGTGATGAACGAGGCCGCGCGCGCGGTCAATCGAAAGCCGATGACCGTGGTTCCCGGGATGGACAGAACCGCGTGAAGAGGCCAATGACGTCGGACATGATCGAGCTCCTGAGAACCCTGACCCGCGAACGCCCCTGGACCTCTGCAGCACTGCTGGTCGCCGCCGGCGCGTCGTTGACCATCCTTGGTGCCTATTTCTTCCAGTACGTCGTCGGGCTTGCCCCGTGCCCGCTCTGTCTTGAGCAGCGAACGCCCTATTACGTCACCATCCCGCTGGCGCTCGTCGTCGCGGCGGCGTCTTCGATCCGAGCCGTGCCAGGCTCTGTCGTCCGCATCGGTCTCTTGGCGATTGCCGCAGTCATGCTGTGGGGCGCCGGTCTTGGCATCTATCACGCAGGCGCCGAATGGGCCTTCTGGCAGGGGCCGACCACCTGTGCCCAGCCAGCAACCATTGCTCGCACGCCCGGCGATCTCCTGCGCCAGCTGCAAAGCGGGCCACGCGTTGTCGATTGCACCGTTGCCGCCTGGCGGTTTCTTGGCCTGTCGCTGGCGGGCTGGAACGTGGTGGTGGCGGTGATTCTGGCGGCCATCGCACTCGCTGGCGCCTCGCGCGGCCGGCAGGCAGGCTGACCTCAGGGCTCCAGCTCGGTATCCCAGTAAAGATAGTCCATCCAGCTGCCGTGCAGATAGTTCGGCGGGAACATCCGGCCATTGGCATGCAGGTCCTGCACGCTTGGAGCGAATGGCTCGTGCATCAGCTGCATCCCGGATTCGCGCAGCGTCTTCGAGCCCTTGTGCAGGTTGCACGGTGAGCAGGCGGTGAGCACATTGCCC
This region of Phreatobacter aquaticus genomic DNA includes:
- the pgsA gene encoding CDP-diacylglycerol--glycerol-3-phosphate 3-phosphatidyltransferase codes for the protein MSSADQIPRARRGGAFSIPNLLTYGRVVAVPLVAGCLFVQVLYDSGVWLRWVGFSIFVVAAITDYFDGYLARALSQQSAIGRMLDPIADKLLVGVVLLMLAADGTILGWSLWAAMIILSREILVSGLREFLAELRVSVPVTRLAKWKTTVQLIAVGFLIAGPAGDLVMPGVTLTGLVLLWIAAILTLYTGFDYFRAGVGHLIDEDER
- a CDS encoding disulfide bond formation protein B translates to MTSDMIELLRTLTRERPWTSAALLVAAGASLTILGAYFFQYVVGLAPCPLCLEQRTPYYVTIPLALVVAAASSIRAVPGSVVRIGLLAIAAVMLWGAGLGIYHAGAEWAFWQGPTTCAQPATIARTPGDLLRQLQSGPRVVDCTVAAWRFLGLSLAGWNVVVAVILAAIALAGASRGRQAG